A window of Aurantibacillus circumpalustris genomic DNA:
ACTCGGCGAACTCATTTTTTTGCTGCGCTTGGAATTCAGGGCTATTATGTAACTCTGGTAATCCTTTCCAGTATTTTTTTGACATAGACATTAATATATAAATTCTTTAATGATTCTTAATTTTAATAATGGCACTTAGCGCATTCTAATCCGCCAATCTTCTCAACAGTAAACTTAACATCATACTGTCCAGCATATTTTTCTTTTAATGCTTTGTGCAAACGATCGTAGTATGCGTTGCCTTGCATAACCACTTCTGTTTTGCGGTGGCACTCGATGCACCATTTCATTGTTAAAGGTGCTTTTTGCTCTGCAACTGTCATAGCTTTTACATCACCGTGACAAGTAGCACAATCAATTTTACCAACCACAACGTGTTGTGAGTGATTAAAATAAACATGATCAGGAAGATTATGAACCTTAATCCATTTTAATGGATTTTGTTTGCTGTCATCATAGGTTCCTGTTTTGAAATCAAAACCTGCTGCTTCGTAGATTTTAGCTATTTCTTTTTCTTTGTAAACTGGACCAGTATTAATTCCTTTATGGCAATTCATACAAATGTTTACTGAAGGAATTCCTGCGTGACGTGATTTCTCAACTGAGCTATGGCAATATTGACAAGCAATTTCATTATCACCGGCGTGTAATTTATGTGAGAATTTTATTGGTTGTTCTGGCTTATAACCTTTTTGTGTTCTATAATCATAGTAAACTCCAATGTTGAAACAAGCATCCCAACAGCCCTTCATCCCTATACAAAGTACAATAACACTCAAAACACCAACTAAACGACGATTTCCAGAAATCCAATTTCTAACTTCTTGCCAAAAAGTAATATCAGGATTTTCTTCTTTTCCTTCAGCACGGTTAGATGTATTTTGTAAAGCTGTTCTAACGCTACGTAATGCTACTAATAAGATTGCCAGGATAACGATGGAACCAAGAATTAAATATAAGGGATCAATACCTGGTTTAACTTCTGTAACTTCTCCACCTGGAGTTGAACCACCTGGAGCAGCCGGACCTGTAACAGGAAGTGGCGCTTTAATAAAAGCTATGACAGCATCAACGTCTTTGTCAGTAAGTGTACCTTCAAACACAGTCATAGAAGCCTTCCCGTTCTCACCGTATATTTTGTTGGCGTAAGCGTCACCAGACTTAATCATTTTCTCGCTGTTAAGGATCCATTTATGCATCCAATCTCCTTTTGGAGTGCGATCGAAAACACCTTTTAAGCCGGGACCCGTTAACTTTTGATCGGTGTGAGACGCGTGACAAACAGCACAATTTTGTTTAAACAATTTTGCCCCATCCTGGGCTTGCACATTTGACGTGAAGATAAAAACCGTGAAAACGAACGCTATCACTGCTTTTAATGGAATCCTGGTTATTTGGTTTTTCATATAAAAATGAGAAAAATTTGCTTCTGTTTAGTGTTTCTCTTATGACAAATTAATGACACAAAATGATGGCAAATTTAATAGAAGATTGAGACTTATTTAGGGAATTCGTTAAAATTTTTAACGAATTCTATAATTTATAATGATTCTAAATAAGGCTTTTTGGCACAAAACGATTTCATATTTTGAGAAAAGATTTCTTTCAAAATAAAAACGCAGTTAACTGAAAAAATAAGTTTATTTAACGGGAACTATTTTGTGTTACCTTCCCAAGTGGAAGACTGTTTACGGGAAAACTTCAGTCCAAGCATTAACTCATGAGTCCCTGAACTGTATTTACGAACTTGTGTAGTAGTAATATCATACGAATATCCTATAGTCAAATAATCTTTAAACATATAACCTAAAAGAACTGAGATAGCATCCTTGTGGCGATACACTATACCTGCCCAGATCTGCTTTTTGTAGATTACACGTCCACCAATGTCTAATTTAACAGGTGCCGGCTTTTCATACTTAATCAAAAATGAAGGTTCAACAGTAAATTCTTCATTAATGTCAATCTTATAAGCTCCATTAATATTAATTTGGCTCGCTAACTTACTTTTCTTAGAAGACCCATCGTACAAACCAATTGGAGCTTGGTACATTTGAGGTAAACTAAAGCCAAAATAAAATTTATCTTTTTTGTAAAAATATATTCCAGCACCCAAATCAGGTAAAGGCTTAGTTCTATAAGATGAAAGTAATTGCTGATCTCCTTCTTCCCGAAGTGTTATTTTACTTCCGTCAACTCCCCATTGCTGCAATCCAGCGGATAAACCCAAAGACAAATGCATATCTCTTTGTAGTTTTATGTGGTAAGCGTAAGAAAAGCTAATTCCAGTTCGGCGAGTTGGTCCAACAATATCCGTATAAATATTTACCCCAAGCCCCATATTTTTTCCTCTTATTGGTCCCTGAAGTGTTAACATATAGGTTCTTGGCGCATCTGTTATACCAACCCACTGTCTGCGATTGTTTGACCTCACTTCAGAGAAATCATCTCTACCAGCCACGGCAGGATTAATTGCCATCTCATTGAGCATATACTGAGAATATTGTGGTAATTGTTGAGAAAGCCCACAAAATGCAGTGATTAAAAATATGAATATGTATAGCTGCTTTATCATCTGAATATAGTCAATGGTCCGGTAAATGGTTTAGGATAGCCTGGATGGTTTAAATTAATTATGTAATAGTAGGTTCCAACTGGTAAGTCAGTACCTTTATATTTTCCATTAAAAGGTTCGTTATATCCATTTTTAGCTGAGAAAATTACATCACCCCAGCGGTTAAATATTTCAACAGTAGTCTCCGGAAACTGATCGATATAATCAATGATCCATAAATCGTTTTTACCGTCACCATTAGGCGTAAATCCACTAGTTATATTAAGTTCAGGATATAAAAACACATGGACCGAATCCGTAGTTATACAACCATTCATATCACTAGCCGTTACTATAAAAGTAGTGTTAACCGTATTTGATGTTATAGGATTGCTAGAGTTCGGATCATTTAAATATTGAGCAGGTGACCAGGTTAGTGTAAGCGCTCCCCAATTAGTTGGGTAACCACCAATTGTAACGCTAGAATGCACTGGTACTGTAATATCCCTACCTGCATCTAGAGCTGATAAAATATGAACGTTTACCATAACTGTATCTTTCGCATAACATGCAGCAACCGGAGAGATAGATTTGAGTACAAAGCTTCTTGCCTTTTTAATGTTACTAACAAAAAGTTGAGGGCCAACTGCCAGTGCGTTTGTAGTATCCGTTAACGAAAACCATTTGTATGTGGAATTAGATGAACCGGTTGCGTTAAGAACTACTGAACCTGTTTCTGGACAAATAATTTGATCTGGACCAGCGTTTGCCATGATAGTAATAGAGGGGCTAATACTAATTGCAGTGTCTTTTTTACATCCCAAACTATCGAGAACACTTAAGCTATAATTACCTGAAAAAATATTAGATACGTTTTGTGACGAAGCTGCATAATTCGACGGGCCTTTCCAGGTGTAGGTATATGTTCCTAATCCACCGGTTGTATTGACACTAATTGAAGCGTCAGAAACTGAACCACAAGAAGCCTTGGTTGAGTTAACAGCTAAAGAAATTGAACTAGCGCTTTTTATTGTATAAGAAGGAGATGTAAGCGCACAGCCTTTACTATCTGTAATAGTTGCAACATAGACACCATCGCAAAGTGAATCTATCGGATTAAAAGTCGCATTAGTATTGGTCCAAGTATAGGTATACGGTAAACTTCCACCACTTGGTACCAATTTAATTTCACCACTGCAGTCACCAAAACAATTTGCGTTTTTTACATTCTCCTTACTCAGCTGCAGCAAAGGGTTATCTGTGATGGTGAAAGATTGAATTGTATTACATGGAATTCCATCTGATACCGTCAGAGTTACAACTCCCTTACAAAGATTAGTTACAACACTGGAGGTAATGGCTGACCCGCTACTCCATGAGTAGGTTAGAGGTGGATTCGCAGAAGTAACCGTTGTGGATATAAGCCCAGTACACTGGCCAAAACAATTAATGTTTGTTTGATCAGCGACAATTATCGGACCGTTATTGTTGCTCACATTGATAGTGTTAGAAATAGAACAAGCATTTATTCCGCTTTCAGTAACTGTATAAGAATAAACACCGCTATTTAAATTTGTTAGGGACGTAGTTAATCCTGCCGGCGGATTCCAAACAATATTGTATGTTGGGGTGCCACCAGCTATAGCAATACTTATTGAACCGTCACTTGCTCCACAAGCAGGTTGGTAAACAAAAGGAGAAACAGAAAGGGTTACGAGAGGGTTAATGGTTGCCGAAGTTGTTCTAATACAACCTGCAGCATCCACCATTTGAACAAAATAGGTACCAGAGCACAAATTACTAATAACCGAACCACTTGTTGCCGGACTTAACCAATTGTATGTAATTGGTGCTGTACCTCCAAAGGCTGTTACAGAAGCTCCCCCAATACATGAACCAGAACAAGAAATTTGTTTCGTATTAACGCGGGCTGAATCAATGCCATTTGAGTTATTTACAATAATAGTTTCTGTTTTAGTACAAGATAATACATCGGAAATAATTACCTGATATACTCCAGCGCATAAATTTGCTACTGTTGGACTTGTTGCAGAATTCGACCAACTAAAATTAAAAGGGCCTGTTCCAGTAGCTGCAACAGTAGCCGCGCCACTGCATAAGCCACAAGCTGGAGAGAATATTGAAGTAGTAGACGTTATTTGAGCGCCAGAAGTAATAGAAGTGGTTTCAGTATTACTACAACCATTAATGTCAGTAACAACAACTGTATAGGTTCCGTTTACAAGATTATTTATATTTAAACCATTTTGGCCATTACTCCAACCCGCAACATACGGTGAAGATCCACCACTCACTGAAACCGAAGCTTTAGCGGTAGAAGTTCCGAAACAAATATTATTAGTAACAGTTGGTGCGATCGCAATAACGGTTTGAACTGGAAGATTTATTCGGGAAGTATCTGTACACACATTGTTATAACCTACAACCAAGGTATAATCGCCAGCGCATAAATTGGTAATGCTTGTGCCATTTGAAAACATCGGCATCCAAGTGTATGTATAAGGTGCATTGCCACCGGACGAGGACACGCTAATATTTCCATCACATATTCCAGGACACAACGGGAAACCAATATTTGTTGTATTTGATATTGGAGATGGTTCAGCAATTGTAACGGTGGTAAAACCAAGACAACCGGTTGCATCCGTAATTTGCGCGTTGTATACTCCAGCACATAAACCTGTTATTTCATTAGTACCTGAAGGTGCGGGTGATAACCAGGTCGCCGTGTAAGGTTGTGTGCCTCCTGTAACTGTAGTAACCGCAACAGATGCTGCACCAGTACACTGCGAATTACAAGTAATACTCGATGAAACAATCGGCATGTAAGTCGGCCCACTAGAATTTGGCAAAATTATACTAACAGTTGTTGTGCAACTGTGTGAATCAGAAACTGTAATTGAATAAACACCTGCAGGAATACCAGATGCGGAGAAAGAAGTGCTTATACCACCTGGCCAAACATATGTATAGCCTGGCACGCCACCAGTTGGGCTAAGGAAAACAGCTCCGTTAGATTGAGAACAGCTTGCGGGGCTAATTGCGTTGTTTACCGTCATACTGGAGGGGCTGCTCAAGGAGAACGTTTGTGTGATTTTACAAAGATTATTATCTCTTACAGTGAGAGTATAAATTATACCGCCTGGAAGACCGGTAACCGCTTGAGTGGTTTTTGTGGGAGGACCTGTCGGCTGCCAAGTATATTGAAGCGGGCCTGCATTATTTGTGACCGTGACAGATGCATCACCATTAGCTTGACCGAAACAAGTAGGCTGAGTGGTAAAAATGGTAGCTTGCATTAACAGAGGGTTAGTTAGTGTGGTTACTGCGGTAAGGGAGCAAGAATTTTGATCGCTTATTACTACGGTATAGTTGGGATTTGGCGTTGCACATAAAAGGGTTGGATTTTGTCCTGCACCTGCGGGAGACCAAGAGTATGTTAATGATCCTTGCGCGCCCGAAACCTGCGTAGAAATACTACCATCACAAGCAGCGTTACATTTTGGATTTGTAGGAATAAGTGTAGCGCTTAAGGGCGCTACTGCATTTGTGGTAAAAGGTTTTAACAAAACGCAACCATTAGCATCGGTAACAGATGCTGTATATTGGGTTGCGGCGCATAAGGAATTTTCAGTTGAGAGCGTATTGGTACTTGAAGACCAGCTGTATATATAACCAGGTACCCCGCCGGCGGCGTTCAAAGTAGCAGTAGCATTACACGAATTGGAGCAGGTTGCATTAAGTGCCGTCACTGTTCCAGTTAAAGCAGGGGGTTGTAAAATAGGGAATGTGGCTGTTGTACTGCAACTTTGAGCATCTGTTACTGTAACTGTATAAACTGTTGCACTTGTTGCACATAAATTGGTAACTGTTTGCGTATTGCCGCCAATAGGCGTCCAAGAATAGCCTAGTGCACCTATACCACCTGTTGCACCAACCACAATGGATCCTGTACAAGCATTATTACATTTAACATTACTCGTAGCAACTGGAGATATAACAATCGGAGAAGGTTGTGTAATGGCAAAGGTATACTGCGTTGGACAATTCAAGGCATCCGTTAAGTTAAGAGTGTATGGGTTTGCACACAAAGCTGCTACCGTCTTTGTTCCCTGACCCGTTATAGGTGGAGTTAGAGACACCCAGTTATAAACGAATGTTGGTGACGGTAAGCTTCCTTGCGTTGGCGCTACCGTAATAGAGCCGGTGCAAATTCCATTACATCGGGTTGGTGTAACAGAAGGGTTTAACGTTACCGAAGGGGATTGAGTTATCGGAATTGAGGTACTTGTGACACACCCATTAATATCGGTACAATTAAAAGCGTAAGTTCCGCTACTGAGACCAGTTGCCACAACTCCTGAAGCAATAGTACTTGTTGGAGCAACAGGTGATACAACAAAAGCAAAAGTTCCACTACCGACAGCAGTAACCGTTGCGGCACCAGTAGAGGCTCCAAAACAGTTAACTGCACTCGAAACAGCAGTAAGTGTGGGACCTGTTGCATTGAATAAATTTATTGTGACAGAGTTAGAGCAACCAGCACCATCTGTAACCGTATACTGATAGTTCCCACCCGGTAAACTAGAAATACAACTACCAGTGCTTGGGCCATTAGACCAGGCATTTGTATAACCTGATCCCGATCCGCCCGTAACCGTTGTGCAAATGACACCGTCTGGATTAGTACACGCACTTGGATTTGTAGCAGTGTACAGTATAGTAATTGAAGGTGATTGATTAATTTGGAAAGTTGTTGTTTTAGGGCATAGATTTACATCCTTCACCAATAACGTATATGTACCAGCAATTTGACTCGAAATAGCCGATGTTGTTTGGTTACCAGGACTCCAAGAATAGGTATACCCCCCTACGACCCCACCACTTACGGTCGTGCTTAGAGCTCCATTGCTATAACCAAAACAGGTCACATGAGTAGTACTTGAATTAATACTAATTGCAGGTGGCTGTGTAATAGCAATGGTAGCAGTATTTGAGCAAGCTGGCGTTGAACTATCCACAACTAAAACTTGATAGGTTCCAGATAGAACGCCAGTTAATGTAGCTGTCGTTTGTCCAGAAGGCGTCCAGGAATAGGTATACCCAGGATTACCGCCGACAATATTATTTACAACCGCGGAACCAGTTGATAGACCATTACAAAAAATGCTTGTAGGGCTTGCGCTAACAGTAAAATTAACGATCTGAGATATTGCGACGGTTTTTGTAATTGTACAATTTTTAAAGTCGGTAATCAAAGCTGTATATGTTGCAGGGCAAAGTCCTCCTACTGTTTGCGTAGTAGCAAATGTGCCACTCAAAGAACTTGTCCATAAATATGTATAAGGAGCGGTTCCAAAAGAAGGAGTTACGGCCGCGCTGCCATTACAAACATTACAACTACCAACACTTGAAATACCCGCAGCCAGTGCAGCAGGTGTACCAATAAGCAGGGTGGTTGTTTGCACACATAACGAATTATCTGTGACAGTTACAACAAAAGACGCTGTGGATTGACCACCGATAACTCCGTTATTATTTGTGATTGTTGAACTTGATGAAACAAAATTATACGTGTTGAAAGGAGGAGTCCCTCCCGTTGCCGTTACCGTTGCTGAACCATCAGAACCACCAAAACAACTTACGTTTGAAACAGATTTTGTTAGCACAATTGGTGGTGGCGAAAATACCTGCCCTGTACTTGTTTTAGCACAAAGATTAGCATCCGTAACAGTTAGTGTATATATTTCAGGACATAAAGAAGTTGCAGTCGCATTTGTTCCAACTGTTGCACTTAAAGAATTTGTCCATACATAGTTGTAAGAACCGGTACCACCACTAACCGTTGAACTTAAAACACCGTTACATACAGAATAGCATGAAATACTTGAGGTATTTACCGCTACAGTCAAAGATGCAGGTGCAGTTACTGTGGTCACAGCTTGCTTTGTACATCCTTTTGAATCAGTTACAAGAAGTATATAACTACCAGCAGGTTGATTCGTTAATATGTTGCCAGCATTTGGGCCCGAAGGAGTAGTCCAAGTTAAAGCATAAGTCGGGGTACCACCTGCGCCACTCCCAGTAAGCCCTGCCACGCTGGTTCCAGCACACGCTATTGGACTTGTAAT
This region includes:
- a CDS encoding c-type cytochrome, translating into MKNQITRIPLKAVIAFVFTVFIFTSNVQAQDGAKLFKQNCAVCHASHTDQKLTGPGLKGVFDRTPKGDWMHKWILNSEKMIKSGDAYANKIYGENGKASMTVFEGTLTDKDVDAVIAFIKAPLPVTGPAAPGGSTPGGEVTEVKPGIDPLYLILGSIVILAILLVALRSVRTALQNTSNRAEGKEENPDITFWQEVRNWISGNRRLVGVLSVIVLCIGMKGCWDACFNIGVYYDYRTQKGYKPEQPIKFSHKLHAGDNEIACQYCHSSVEKSRHAGIPSVNICMNCHKGINTGPVYKEKEIAKIYEAAGFDFKTGTYDDSKQNPLKWIKVHNLPDHVYFNHSQHVVVGKIDCATCHGDVKAMTVAEQKAPLTMKWCIECHRKTEVVMQGNAYYDRLHKALKEKYAGQYDVKFTVEKIGGLECAKCHY
- a CDS encoding PorP/SprF family type IX secretion system membrane protein, which gives rise to MIKQLYIFIFLITAFCGLSQQLPQYSQYMLNEMAINPAVAGRDDFSEVRSNNRRQWVGITDAPRTYMLTLQGPIRGKNMGLGVNIYTDIVGPTRRTGISFSYAYHIKLQRDMHLSLGLSAGLQQWGVDGSKITLREEGDQQLLSSYRTKPLPDLGAGIYFYKKDKFYFGFSLPQMYQAPIGLYDGSSKKSKLASQININGAYKIDINEEFTVEPSFLIKYEKPAPVKLDIGGRVIYKKQIWAGIVYRHKDAISVLLGYMFKDYLTIGYSYDITTTQVRKYSSGTHELMLGLKFSRKQSSTWEGNTK
- a CDS encoding gliding motility-associated C-terminal domain-containing protein, with amino-acid sequence MSLNTKRLLFVFISWFSVAIVGAQTLYWVGGSGNFNDPSHWSLTSGGVSANILPNSSNDVVFDDNSSLQDYFIVGINSNIQTKSFITQIDKKALVFNGNSGSVIHIGGSFNLSRKIRLNTSADIIFESLSPNKINIDIGEFELNNNLIFKSGNYFFNSLKVTETKTIRFGGGNYSFAHALITAGNIINEDASAHFDIKDSYFKSAKKFNIAASSDVKAEGVYIMADLSSNQNYNVPISLSASKGYTSVNTINVVCPVTISLTPACSGSCTGVITVSLSPSCTNTPYRVSVSNPICPAFAAAMGTNSIAGSVYTYTNACICLGFNYNIAVFDASNNLQTGISGNFTPNNASLFPNNIEPLCNYSCDGTLAGGIFPNGPFSVTVTATGTTITTFTTAFGYSIPNRCAGTYSFNITDAGGCSNTVVDILGAPAPVVATAVTTTIDCKGANNGALSITPSGGANTVTPSYTVTFSNSAVFTSTGNPVAVTGLGVGPISATVTDLNGCVASTSTVITEPSATLSVAMSQTNLACNNVCIGALSATASGGTGPYTYSWSASGSTLSSRTSLCASVGMETLTVSDANGCSNSSQTFSITQPPAITLTPTQTNVVCSGASTGAASITPSGGTGTFHYTWTAPGPPALTGDVPSQTNLLSFSSAYTVNVLDGNNCTSPSVFITITQPPAVTLAITNKSVSCFGLSDGGATVTASGGNNSSYTYSWTPGAFTSSAVSTFSNGIYSLTVKDASACPTSTTINIIQPSSGLSVAISSSSLTCNVLNALPCDGTINAVPSGGVPAYNYTVTGPASYSNTGSPPFTGICPGNYTVFAKDASGCSIVPSTITVIEPPALTAGINITSPIACAGTSVAGLTGSGAGGTPTYALTWTTPSGPNAGNILTNQPAGSYILLVTDSKGCTKQAVTTVTAPASLTVAVNTSSISCYSVCNGVLSSTVSGGTGSYNYVWTNSLSATVGTNATATSLCPEIYTLTVTDANLCAKTSTGQVFSPPPIVLTKSVSNVSCFGGSDGSATVTATGGTPPFNTYNFVSSSSTITNNNGVIGGQSTASFVVTVTDNSLCVQTTTLLIGTPAALAAGISSVGSCNVCNGSAAVTPSFGTAPYTYLWTSSLSGTFATTQTVGGLCPATYTALITDFKNCTITKTVAISQIVNFTVSASPTSIFCNGLSTGSAVVNNIVGGNPGYTYSWTPSGQTTATLTGVLSGTYQVLVVDSSTPACSNTATIAITQPPAISINSSTTHVTCFGYSNGALSTTVSGGVVGGYTYSWSPGNQTTSAISSQIAGTYTLLVKDVNLCPKTTTFQINQSPSITILYTATNPSACTNPDGVICTTVTGGSGSGYTNAWSNGPSTGSCISSLPGGNYQYTVTDGAGCSNSVTINLFNATGPTLTAVSSAVNCFGASTGAATVTAVGSGTFAFVVSPVAPTSTIASGVVATGLSSGTYAFNCTDINGCVTSTSIPITQSPSVTLNPSVTPTRCNGICTGSITVAPTQGSLPSPTFVYNWVSLTPPITGQGTKTVAALCANPYTLNLTDALNCPTQYTFAITQPSPIVISPVATSNVKCNNACTGSIVVGATGGIGALGYSWTPIGGNTQTVTNLCATSATVYTVTVTDAQSCSTTATFPILQPPALTGTVTALNATCSNSCNATATLNAAGGVPGYIYSWSSSTNTLSTENSLCAATQYTASVTDANGCVLLKPFTTNAVAPLSATLIPTNPKCNAACDGSISTQVSGAQGSLTYSWSPAGAGQNPTLLCATPNPNYTVVISDQNSCSLTAVTTLTNPLLMQATIFTTQPTCFGQANGDASVTVTNNAGPLQYTWQPTGPPTKTTQAVTGLPGGIIYTLTVRDNNLCKITQTFSLSSPSSMTVNNAISPASCSQSNGAVFLSPTGGVPGYTYVWPGGISTSFSASGIPAGVYSITVSDSHSCTTTVSIILPNSSGPTYMPIVSSSITCNSQCTGAASVAVTTVTGGTQPYTATWLSPAPSGTNEITGLCAGVYNAQITDATGCLGFTTVTIAEPSPISNTTNIGFPLCPGICDGNISVSSSGGNAPYTYTWMPMFSNGTSITNLCAGDYTLVVGYNNVCTDTSRINLPVQTVIAIAPTVTNNICFGTSTAKASVSVSGGSSPYVAGWSNGQNGLNINNLVNGTYTVVVTDINGCSNTETTSITSGAQITSTTSIFSPACGLCSGAATVAATGTGPFNFSWSNSATSPTVANLCAGVYQVIISDVLSCTKTETIIVNNSNGIDSARVNTKQISCSGSCIGGASVTAFGGTAPITYNWLSPATSGSVISNLCSGTYFVQMVDAAGCIRTTSATINPLVTLSVSPFVYQPACGASDGSISIAIAGGTPTYNIVWNPPAGLTTSLTNLNSGVYSYTVTESGINACSISNTINVSNNNGPIIVADQTNINCFGQCTGLISTTVTSANPPLTYSWSSGSAITSSVVTNLCKGVVTLTVSDGIPCNTIQSFTITDNPLLQLSKENVKNANCFGDCSGEIKLVPSGGSLPYTYTWTNTNATFNPIDSLCDGVYVATITDSKGCALTSPSYTIKSASSISLAVNSTKASCGSVSDASISVNTTGGLGTYTYTWKGPSNYAASSQNVSNIFSGNYSLSVLDSLGCKKDTAISISPSITIMANAGPDQIICPETGSVVLNATGSSNSTYKWFSLTDTTNALAVGPQLFVSNIKKARSFVLKSISPVAACYAKDTVMVNVHILSALDAGRDITVPVHSSVTIGGYPTNWGALTLTWSPAQYLNDPNSSNPITSNTVNTTFIVTASDMNGCITTDSVHVFLYPELNITSGFTPNGDGKNDLWIIDYIDQFPETTVEIFNRWGDVIFSAKNGYNEPFNGKYKGTDLPVGTYYYIINLNHPGYPKPFTGPLTIFR